The genomic segment ATTCATGCGGTTTCTATGGGAACTCAGCCCATGCGTAGCCACTACCCTATCCCCCACGATCAAATCAGCTATTTCCCCGATCACTTGAAAAAAAATGGCTATTACGTCTCCAATCACTTCAAAACAGATTACAATATTGGCGGACGCGACGATTTTGATTGCTGGGATAATGACAAAAATGATTCCCAAAAGATCTATGGGTGGAGGAAGGCGCCAAAAGATCAAGCTTTCTTTTGCCAAATAAATATTCACGATTCCCACGAGAGCCAAGCCTTTGGCTTAATTGATCAAACCCGTCATGACCCAAAACAAATCACCCCCTTCAAATATCACCCAAATACTAAAGTCATGCGCCAGAACTATGCTCGTTATTTGGATAAAATTGAGGACATGGATCGCCAGGTTGGAAACATCCTTAAAGAGCTTAAAAAGGATGGCCTGGAGAATAATACCATTGTAATCTATAGTTCTGATCACGGCGGTGTGATGTTCCGCAGCAAACGTTTTATCTATAATTCGGGAACTCACTGCCCGCTCATTTTGCGCATTCCGCCAAAGTATAAAGAACTTTGGCCGACTCAAAAGCCCGGGAGCGTTATTCACCGCCTGGTAAGTTTTGTGGATATGCCAAAAACCTGGCTCAGCATTAGTCAATCTGCGATTCCCGCAAATTTTCAAGGGCGTATATTTTTAGGCTCAGAAATTGAACCAGAAGCCTCATTTCACTTCTCCTTTCGCGAACGTGCTGATGAACGCATAGATAATGCTAGGATGATTAGAGATAAAGATTTTATCTACATCAAAAACTACCTGCCTTTTGTTCCCACCGGGCAGAACCTGATGTATCCCAATATTATGAAAGCGACTCAGGAATGGCGTGAACAACATCAACAAGGACTTACAGATAGCATTACAGGCCGTATCTTTGGCGCCAAAGATAGTGACGAGCTCTATGACTCCAACAAGGATTACGACAATATTAATAACCTTGCCAAGGACGAACCTTATAGTCAAAAACTTAAAGAGCTCAAGCAAGCCATGCGTGAGTATCAGCTAGAAATCTTTGATTCAGGCTTACTTCCCGAAAGTGAACGTTTGCGTTTAGCGCAAAAACATAAAATGACAATTTATGAACTCATCCGTAAACCGGAGCTTTATAATTTGCCCGCACTGCTAGATGCTGCCGATTTTGCGATCAGCGCAAAAAAATCAGATCAAGTACAGCTCTGTAATATGTTAAACTCCCAAGATCTAGGGATTCGCTATTGGGCGACTACGGCTTTCTGCCGTTTAAACAACTTAAGTAAGCCATCCATAAGCAAACTTAAACACTGCCTTTCCGACGAGTCTCACGAGGTGCGCATTTATGCGGCTTACGCGCTCATAAAAAATGGCCATAGCGAAGAAGCCTATCAATGCTTGCGAACCCTCTTTGATCAGAAAAGTTATGCTCGTCTTACTCTACTCAACGCCATAGACTGGCTCAAAATTGGCAAGCAATTTATTGATGAACTCAAAGCAATGAATACAGACTGTAATTATGAACAAGACATGCGCTCACTCATTTTCAAAAACAACGGACTTCCCTATGATTCCAACTGGGCACAAAATAAATACCAACGTCTCGAAGAAGAAGCAATATCTAAAAGAGATTCAAGACCCTAAGCTACCATGGCGCGCCTATTAATCCGGCGAGGAGTCACTATTAATCCGGCGACAATATAGAGTGAAAAAGTATTAGCTAATAATGCTGTAAGCATGAATATATTATGAATGCTGTAAGCATGGATTAGGGCTTTGATCCGTTTCTTCAGAACTCCGTTATTCAAGTAAATCTCATTCATTGCCAAAGTAATAGCTAATGACGGAGACAAATAAGTCATTTGACTTTTGTTATTTATAGAATACTATATAGAATACATAAATATTTCGGGCTACTACTGGAGTCTTTTTGCTGTAGATAAAAAATAATAATTAGACTGGAGACTCATGAAACTCATCACCACCCTATCTATACTAAGCCTGATGCTGTCCTCACTTACTTCCTGTTCGGCGGCGCAGGACATTCCACTCGTACAAGGCTTCCCCGATGGGGAATCAGTATTGAATAAAACGTCTGTCCCACACCAACAGCCCGAACCACAGTTGGTTTATAAGAATAAGGGTTATCAAATAGATGTCTTGAGTAAGGTACCAAAGGTAGGCATACACCCACGCGTACTAATGAGCCCTGCAGATGTACCTCGCATTCGTCAAAATATCGAAAAGAATGCTTTCAGTAAAATATTTTGGGAGCAATACATTCTGCCAATGGTTATGGACACCAAGAAGGGTGAGATGAAACCTATCTCCAAGGCACGCATTGATGCCGCCGCTCTCTACGCCTTGGTTAAAGATGATGCCGAATACGGCAAAAAAGTGGCTACCGAGTTGGTTAAACAAGCCCAGAAGGTCAGCGAACTTTTTAAAGAAAACGATGCCACCAAACCCTACTGGGATAACTGGTGGATAAGCGGAACACGAGACAAGGTGAGCAAGGTGGCCCAAGCTTATGACTTTGTTTACAATTTTATGACTGATAAACAACGGAATGCCGTGCGCGCCGTGATCGCCCAGGCCACCGCTGGTCGTTATAATCATGGTATGGAACTACCTCGTTCGTGGCGCACCTGGAACTGGCCACAGTTTTCGCAAAACATGGTCAACGATGTTTTGGCTATCGAAGGTGAAGAAGGTTACGACCCTCGTATTTTAGAGGTCTGCCGCGAAGCGGTGACCGATTTCCAGACTTATAAGATTGGCCCCAATGGCTGGGACTTTGAGTCCACTGGCTACAACGGCCTGGCCTATGGCGGCGGCGGTGTACAATCATTACACGCCATCGCACGCCGAACCTCGCCAAGTATTCTTACCCACCCGCATCTTCAGGCCAAAATCGCGGCACTTGTCGCCCAGCAAGCCACACCCACCGGCACTTGGTATGGTCGCGGTGATGCCGCAGGTGGCCCACCACAACAGGAGTTCACACATTTGATGCGCGCGGCTTATCCCAATGATCAG from the Lentisphaera araneosa HTCC2155 genome contains:
- a CDS encoding sulfatase-like hydrolase/transferase, translating into MKLHKLIILLSLSFNSMALQNPNILWIVSEDNSANWLGVYGNKNATTPHLDKLAGEGFTYTQCYSNAAVCAPSRSTWITGIHAVSMGTQPMRSHYPIPHDQISYFPDHLKKNGYYVSNHFKTDYNIGGRDDFDCWDNDKNDSQKIYGWRKAPKDQAFFCQINIHDSHESQAFGLIDQTRHDPKQITPFKYHPNTKVMRQNYARYLDKIEDMDRQVGNILKELKKDGLENNTIVIYSSDHGGVMFRSKRFIYNSGTHCPLILRIPPKYKELWPTQKPGSVIHRLVSFVDMPKTWLSISQSAIPANFQGRIFLGSEIEPEASFHFSFRERADERIDNARMIRDKDFIYIKNYLPFVPTGQNLMYPNIMKATQEWREQHQQGLTDSITGRIFGAKDSDELYDSNKDYDNINNLAKDEPYSQKLKELKQAMREYQLEIFDSGLLPESERLRLAQKHKMTIYELIRKPELYNLPALLDAADFAISAKKSDQVQLCNMLNSQDLGIRYWATTAFCRLNNLSKPSISKLKHCLSDESHEVRIYAAYALIKNGHSEEAYQCLRTLFDQKSYARLTLLNAIDWLKIGKQFIDELKAMNTDCNYEQDMRSLIFKNNGLPYDSNWAQNKYQRLEEEAISKRDSRP